In Amycolatopsis endophytica, the following are encoded in one genomic region:
- a CDS encoding nitrite/sulfite reductase translates to MALPARVRADACPGVFATHDAADGALARVRLPGGRLSASQARVLASCAEELGDGSLHLTSRGNIQLRGLSRTGELVPRLSSAGLLPAPPHERVRNYLASPLSGLTGGLVDVRETVAELDRAVCARPELAGLPGRFLFALDDGRGDVSGEDADVCWRALDSSTGAVLLAGRDTGERVPFDGAVGALVRKALWFTEVRGSAWRVRELDLPGGSRLPASPGVPVGPFTRDDGRAGVCGAPVLGQLAAADLRALGEIVVTPWRSVVVPLGVHAPGLVTDPDAPGLGVSACIGRPGCAKSRADVRADARAVMRRTPAGVRMHFSGCERRCGRPHEAHIDMLAGTEEYQKGTP, encoded by the coding sequence ATGGCTCTTCCCGCACGTGTCCGCGCCGACGCGTGCCCGGGTGTCTTCGCCACGCACGACGCCGCCGACGGCGCGCTCGCCAGGGTCCGGTTGCCCGGCGGGCGGCTCAGCGCTTCGCAGGCCCGGGTGCTGGCCTCGTGCGCCGAGGAGCTCGGCGACGGCTCGCTGCACCTGACCTCGCGGGGCAACATCCAGTTGCGTGGCCTGTCGCGGACGGGCGAGCTGGTTCCGCGCTTGTCGTCGGCCGGGCTCCTGCCCGCGCCTCCGCACGAGCGGGTCCGCAACTACCTGGCCTCACCGTTGAGCGGGCTGACCGGCGGGCTGGTCGACGTCCGGGAGACCGTTGCCGAGCTGGACCGGGCGGTGTGCGCGCGGCCCGAGCTGGCGGGATTGCCGGGCCGGTTCCTGTTCGCGCTCGACGACGGCCGCGGCGATGTCTCCGGCGAGGACGCGGACGTGTGCTGGCGGGCGCTCGACTCGTCGACCGGTGCGGTGCTGCTGGCGGGCCGGGACACCGGGGAGCGGGTGCCGTTCGACGGCGCGGTCGGCGCGCTGGTGCGGAAAGCGTTGTGGTTCACCGAAGTCCGGGGCAGTGCGTGGCGGGTGCGGGAACTGGACCTGCCCGGCGGTTCGCGCCTGCCGGCGTCGCCGGGCGTGCCGGTCGGGCCGTTCACCCGCGACGACGGTCGTGCCGGGGTCTGCGGGGCACCGGTGCTGGGGCAGCTCGCGGCCGCGGACCTGCGGGCGCTGGGGGAGATCGTCGTGACGCCGTGGCGGTCGGTCGTCGTGCCGCTCGGCGTGCACGCGCCGGGTCTGGTGACCGATCCGGACGCGCCGGGTCTGGGCGTCAGCGCGTGCATCGGACGGCCGGGCTGCGCGAAGTCACGTGCCGACGTGCGGGCGGACGCGCGGGCGGTGATGCGCCGGACGCCCGCAGGCGTGCGGATGCACTTCTCCGGGTGCGAGCGCAGGTGCGGGCGCCCGCACGAAGCGCACATCGACATGCTCGCGGGCACCGAGGAATACCAGAAGGGAACGCCGTGA
- a CDS encoding precorrin-2 C(20)-methyltransferase: MKTGKLWGVGLGPGDPELMTVKAARLIGEADVIAYHCARHGRSIARSVAEPYLREGQVEERLMYPVTTEGTDHPGGYEGAIAEFYELSAKRLAEHLDAGRDVVLLCEGDPFFFGSYMYMHERLTDRYEAEAVPGVTSVSAASAVLGKPLVQRDEVLTVLPGTLPAPELARRLADTQAAAVMKLGRTFGSVREALAESGRLDEAYYVERATWPAQRVEPFAEVDPSSVPYFSLALVPSPAYAARKSPVVSEPAASEGGEVVVVGLGPAGPEWLTPEAAEALTEASDIVGYGPYVAKVPQRAGQVRHASGNRVEADRARHALELAASGARVAVVSSGDPGVFAMASAVLEQAAALEEPVRVRVLPGVTAASAAASRVGAPLGHDYCVLSLSDRLKPWDVIERRLDAAGAADLVVALYNPASKTRTSQLVRAREVLLRHRSLETPVVVARDVGGDAESVLVTTLGEFDPGVVDMRCLVIVGSSRTRVDHGFVWTPRSY, from the coding sequence ATGAAAACGGGCAAGTTGTGGGGTGTCGGTCTCGGCCCCGGTGACCCGGAGCTGATGACGGTGAAGGCGGCGCGGCTCATCGGCGAGGCCGACGTGATCGCCTACCACTGCGCGCGGCACGGCCGCAGCATCGCGCGGTCGGTCGCCGAGCCGTACCTGCGCGAGGGGCAGGTCGAGGAACGACTGATGTACCCGGTGACCACGGAGGGCACCGACCACCCCGGCGGGTACGAGGGCGCGATCGCCGAGTTCTACGAGCTGAGCGCGAAACGCCTCGCCGAGCACCTGGACGCCGGGCGGGACGTGGTGTTGTTGTGCGAGGGCGATCCGTTCTTCTTCGGGTCCTACATGTACATGCACGAGCGGCTGACCGACCGGTACGAGGCCGAGGCGGTGCCGGGCGTGACGTCGGTGTCCGCGGCGTCGGCCGTGCTGGGCAAACCGTTGGTGCAGCGGGACGAAGTCCTCACCGTGCTGCCCGGGACGCTGCCCGCGCCCGAGCTGGCGCGACGGTTGGCGGACACGCAGGCCGCGGCGGTGATGAAGCTGGGCCGCACGTTCGGCTCGGTACGTGAGGCGCTGGCCGAGTCGGGGCGGCTGGACGAGGCATACTACGTCGAGCGGGCGACCTGGCCTGCACAGCGGGTGGAGCCGTTCGCGGAGGTGGACCCGTCGTCGGTGCCGTACTTCTCGCTGGCCCTGGTGCCCAGTCCCGCTTATGCCGCACGGAAATCGCCGGTTGTTTCCGAACCGGCCGCCTCGGAGGGCGGCGAGGTCGTGGTCGTCGGACTGGGGCCGGCCGGGCCGGAATGGTTGACACCGGAGGCTGCCGAGGCGTTGACCGAGGCTTCGGACATCGTCGGGTACGGGCCGTACGTGGCGAAGGTTCCGCAGCGGGCCGGGCAGGTGCGGCATGCTTCGGGCAACCGGGTCGAGGCTGATCGTGCCCGGCATGCTTTGGAGCTGGCGGCTTCCGGGGCTCGGGTGGCTGTGGTGTCTTCCGGCGATCCCGGGGTGTTCGCGATGGCTTCCGCGGTGCTGGAGCAGGCGGCTGCGCTTGAGGAGCCGGTTCGTGTGCGGGTGCTGCCCGGGGTGACGGCTGCTTCGGCTGCGGCTTCACGGGTCGGGGCGCCGCTGGGACACGACTACTGTGTGCTGTCGTTGTCGGATCGGTTGAAGCCCTGGGACGTGATCGAGCGGCGGCTGGATGCCGCCGGGGCCGCTGATCTGGTGGTGGCGCTGTACAACCCGGCTTCGAAGACGCGGACGTCGCAGTTGGTGCGGGCGCGGGAGGTGCTGTTGCGGCATCGATCTCTTGAGACGCCGGTGGTGGTGGCGCGGGATGTCGGTGGCGATGCGGAGTCCGTGCTGGTGACCACGTTGGGGGAGTTCGATCCTGGTGTGGTGGATATGCGGTGCTTGGTGATCGTGGGGTCGTCGCGGACGCGGGTCGACCACGGGTTTGTGTGGACGCCTCGGTCTTATTGA
- a CDS encoding precorrin-8X methylmutase — MIDYIRDGAEIYRHSFATIREEADLAILPEDLEPVAVRMIHSCGMVDLVDDLAYSLDLVESARAALRDGAPVLCDARMIASGVTRKRLPASNEIRCTLSDERVPALAERMGTTRSAAALELWRDDLAGSVVAIGNAPTALFRLLEMIEDGAGVPAAIIGVPVGFVGAAESKEELVKRAPAPYLVVHGRRGGSAMAVSAVNALASEVE, encoded by the coding sequence GTGATCGACTACATCCGCGACGGGGCGGAGATCTACCGCCACTCGTTCGCCACGATCCGCGAGGAGGCCGACCTCGCGATCCTGCCGGAGGACCTGGAGCCGGTCGCGGTCCGCATGATCCACTCGTGCGGGATGGTCGACCTGGTCGACGACCTGGCCTACTCGCTCGACCTCGTCGAGTCGGCCCGTGCCGCGTTGCGTGACGGTGCGCCGGTGCTGTGCGACGCGCGGATGATCGCCAGCGGCGTGACCCGCAAGCGTTTGCCCGCGTCGAACGAGATCCGGTGCACGCTGTCCGACGAGCGGGTTCCGGCGCTGGCCGAGCGGATGGGCACGACCCGGTCCGCGGCGGCACTGGAGCTGTGGCGGGACGATCTGGCGGGGTCGGTGGTGGCGATCGGCAACGCGCCGACCGCGTTGTTCCGGCTGCTGGAGATGATCGAGGACGGTGCCGGTGTGCCCGCCGCGATCATCGGGGTGCCGGTCGGGTTCGTCGGGGCCGCCGAGTCCAAGGAAGAGCTGGTCAAGCGCGCCCCCGCGCCCTATCTGGTGGTGCACGGGCGGCGTGGCGGAAGTGCCATGGCCGTGTCGGCGGTCAACGCGCTCGCGAGTGAGGTCGAATGA
- a CDS encoding ABC transporter permease — MTTTALRAGFRRGLIELRQSFTTIQDLWGYLFPTLIFLVVMILMKGSTIPGTTFSRGSMTLPSLIGASVGFNAMINTMQQLTLEREDGTLLRAKALPHGMSGYLVGKIVMISGMTLTGIVLLVVPGLFLFDGLEIDALTWVTLVWVLALGLVATLPIGAVLGSLFENPRTMGVVMLPVTALVAVSGIFYPIGELPSWVQGIAQVFPLYWLGLGMRSAFLPDAMAAVEIGGSWRAWETLGVLGAWAVAGLLLAPVLLRRMARRESGSSVAARREKALQRVPG, encoded by the coding sequence ATGACCACCACCGCACTGCGGGCCGGGTTCCGGCGCGGGCTGATCGAACTGCGGCAGAGCTTCACCACCATCCAGGACCTGTGGGGCTACCTCTTCCCGACGCTGATCTTCCTGGTCGTGATGATCCTGATGAAGGGCTCGACCATCCCCGGCACCACGTTCTCCCGCGGCTCGATGACCCTCCCCAGCCTGATCGGCGCGAGCGTCGGGTTCAACGCGATGATCAACACCATGCAGCAGCTCACCCTCGAGCGCGAGGACGGCACGCTGCTGCGGGCGAAGGCGCTGCCGCACGGGATGTCCGGTTACCTCGTCGGCAAGATCGTGATGATCTCCGGCATGACCCTGACCGGCATCGTCCTGCTGGTCGTGCCGGGCCTGTTCCTGTTCGACGGCCTGGAGATCGATGCCCTGACCTGGGTGACCCTGGTGTGGGTGCTGGCGCTCGGCCTGGTCGCGACACTGCCGATCGGCGCGGTGCTCGGGTCGCTGTTCGAGAACCCGCGGACCATGGGCGTGGTGATGCTGCCGGTGACGGCGCTGGTCGCCGTGTCCGGCATCTTCTACCCGATCGGCGAGCTGCCGTCGTGGGTCCAGGGCATCGCGCAGGTGTTCCCGCTGTACTGGCTGGGTCTGGGCATGCGCTCGGCGTTCCTGCCGGACGCGATGGCCGCGGTCGAGATCGGCGGATCGTGGCGGGCCTGGGAAACGCTCGGCGTGCTCGGGGCGTGGGCGGTCGCGGGACTGCTCCTGGCGCCGGTTCTGCTGCGCAGGATGGCGCGGCGCGAGTCCGGTTCGTCCGTGGCCGCCCGCCGGGAGAAGGCACTGCAGCGGGTTCCGGGATGA
- a CDS encoding helix-turn-helix transcriptional regulator: MSESIYNRIAMLRAERGISRRQLAEAVGVHYQTIGYLERGEYSPSLYLALRIAEHFEVPVEVIFSTQPFPRLGERTA; the protein is encoded by the coding sequence ATGAGCGAGTCGATCTACAACCGCATCGCCATGCTGCGCGCCGAGCGCGGCATCTCGCGGCGGCAGCTGGCCGAGGCGGTCGGGGTGCACTACCAGACCATCGGTTACCTGGAGCGCGGTGAGTACAGCCCGAGCCTGTACCTCGCGCTGCGCATCGCGGAACACTTCGAAGTACCCGTTGAGGTGATTTTCTCCACGCAGCCCTTCCCCCGTCTCGGCGAACGGACTGCTTGA
- a CDS encoding ABC transporter ATP-binding protein, which yields MTTWGQVATRPPHSRGGEPVLDVSDLRMRYGTHDVLKGVSFTAAPGEVLALLGPNGAGKTTTIEILEGFRMRSAGGVRVLDTDPARGDEAWRSRLGIVLQSWRDHRKWGVRELLAHFGSYYTGFRRPWDTDELVATVGLTPHAHKRVGQLSGGQRRRLDVAIGIVGLPELLFLDEPTAGFDPEARREFHDLVHRLADESDTTILLTTHDLDEAEKLADRILILAGGTIIANGSADQLSREMSTDAEVRWTRDGQRYVHATTDATKYVRELFAQYDDEIEDLEVRRASLEDTYMALLRKFEGSAR from the coding sequence ATGACAACTTGGGGACAGGTGGCGACGAGACCACCGCATTCGCGGGGCGGTGAACCGGTGCTCGACGTCAGCGACCTCCGCATGCGGTACGGCACCCACGACGTGCTCAAGGGCGTGTCGTTCACGGCCGCGCCCGGCGAGGTGCTGGCACTGCTCGGGCCGAACGGCGCGGGCAAGACGACGACGATCGAGATCCTCGAAGGCTTCCGGATGCGCTCGGCGGGCGGGGTCCGCGTACTGGACACCGACCCGGCGCGCGGCGACGAGGCGTGGCGGTCCCGGCTGGGCATCGTGTTGCAGTCGTGGCGCGACCACCGCAAGTGGGGCGTGCGTGAGCTGCTGGCCCACTTCGGCTCGTACTACACGGGCTTCCGGCGCCCCTGGGACACCGACGAGCTGGTCGCCACCGTCGGCCTGACCCCGCACGCGCACAAGCGGGTCGGGCAGCTCTCCGGCGGGCAGCGTCGGCGGCTGGACGTGGCGATCGGCATCGTCGGGCTCCCCGAGCTGTTGTTCCTCGACGAGCCGACCGCGGGCTTCGACCCGGAGGCACGCCGCGAGTTCCACGACCTGGTGCACCGCCTGGCCGACGAGTCCGACACCACGATCCTGCTCACCACACACGACCTCGACGAGGCCGAAAAACTCGCCGACCGGATCCTCATCCTGGCGGGCGGCACGATCATCGCGAACGGCTCGGCCGATCAGCTGAGCCGCGAGATGTCCACCGACGCCGAAGTGCGCTGGACGCGTGACGGGCAGCGCTACGTGCACGCGACCACGGACGCCACGAAGTACGTGCGCGAGCTGTTCGCGCAGTACGACGACGAGATCGAGGACCTGGAGGTGCGCCGGGCCAGTCTGGAGGACACCTACATGGCGCTGCTGCGCAAGTTCGAAGGGAGCGCCCGATGA